The Gadus macrocephalus chromosome 9, ASM3116895v1 genomic interval tgataaaaacgacagtgttaccccctatgttttaattgataaatatcgacagtgttaccccttatgtttttttcatgacgaccaataaaaaacgacagtgttaccccatgtgctttttttcatgacgaccaaagaaaaacaacagtgttaccccctatggtttttttcatgacgaccgacaaaaaacgacagtgttaccccttatattacattatgaaaatgaaggctttcttttattgtcactttgcttcgtaaacctttagaaataacctcctgaatccttgttataacacTGTGTCTGATcacggaccgcaacagcttgtcgacatgttgttagtgtgtgaaattcagcacagtatctcGAGTTGattctaatttccacattgtttacttgctaacgtttgtgaataacattggctagttggcagaactctttttacacaccagtagagtgtttatcaggagcggagccctgaatgtgacgtcacccgtcatctcgtctctgtaaacaatggatgttgcgcagcatttattacgacgtcattatatagactctctctcagcacccccacctcggactgacttccagCGTCCCTGAGAGGAAGTGAAAGTATAATTAAATCAAAAAACAACGATGAAACACAGCCAAAGGCACAATTTCTTGTGGTGTTTTGTCAAACATTAGGACCTATAACGATAGAATACACTACAGGCCAAGCATTCTAGATGGACATGGCTCCAGGACATCATTACCAGATGACACTGTTTGACACAGTGTCATCTCTGTGTCCCCAAACCCCAATGTGAAGATTTCTTCGGAACCTGTTGGGATGTTCCCTGAACAGTATTGATAGAAGCCACCGCCTCTCCCCTGCCATGACCTCATTCAGTAAACTTCATTGGCTTCCGGCCCCAAGATCTACCAGTGCGCCTTCTGTcctcaaaaaaagaaacatttgcgTTGTTTACTCACTAATTcaccctcccccgccctcctcctcaaccccccCGGCTAAGCCCTCCCGAGATGCTGTCACTCAAACCCAACAGGTAAGTTGAGTCTTCTGTTGACATAATTAAATACCTGCCTCATAAGCTGCGCCAGTGCTAACGAGGAGTCACCCTCGTAGAATCACTCTGCTGCTGTCTCGGGGTCTtctcttttattttacttaacCCGCCTGCCTTGCCTGCCACCTTTGACACCCAAGTGGACCCGTGAAGCGTCAGGTTGGGCTGGCTGTGCGTCTCAGCAGGGCCgctggagagaagaggaggcagaGCACTACTGGACCCCACAGACACTAGCATCCCGGTGAGTGCTTCTCTCTGCTAGCTCCTTGTTATAGTGTGTTATagtttggtggaggtggttgtagTCACTTCACTGCTTACATTTTACAATTGAAATGCACTTGCAGAAATACCAATAATAATGATTGTCCTTATGGTGGGCGCCATATGGTGAGCAATAACGGTGtgattattaattattgttTGTGGTGCCTTCAGTGCATTCGAGAAACCAACATCGGACCAGACGCCTGTCCTCCACCTCAACTaacccacagacacaccgaTCCGCCACCATGGAAGTGAGCAGCAACGGCAGcaacggcagcagcagcagcattaagCCCCTGGCCAACCCCTTTGTGAACAGCAAGTTGTTGTCGTCCTTCCGAGCCTCTCTCCAGAAGAGGCCCCCCCCGGACACCAGCGGCACTGAGGGGTCCCCCAAGCCCAACATCTTCGCCACCCTGTGGCGACCCAACCTCACCAACACCGATGACTTCATCCCCCTCTACAGCGACTGCATTGCAAAGGCTTGCTCCAGGACCCAGGAGTACCTGCTCTTCAAAGACCCAGAGGACAAGTTCCACCCCACTCCCGAGGTGCTCACTCAGGTAACGAAATAGAAGAACACACCAAATAGAATAAAAGCCAATACTGACAAATGCAATATGCTTTCAATCCCTTAATTTTATCATGTTTACTTTGAACAATGGTAGCATATAACCAAAACGTCTCCCTGGTGAACAGCTACCTACATATTGTAGCTACTTCCAAGTTATTTGGtaaattatacatttatatgACGGAGCTGctgaaaaaatgcatttgtcctCGTTACTTGTACTAACAAAAATGTTACCAAAATCCATTGTCCTCACGTCCCTTAGAAGTTAATTTTGACAGTTAATATTTGCAGATCTTCCTCATGACCTACATCGGTCAGAGCCTCAGCCTGAACATGACGGACCACTTCAACTGCACCGTGATGACCCCTGAGCAGCGCATCCTGCTGGGGGCCGACTGGGTGTGGGCCGTCCTGGAGAGGCCCACCAAGAACCCTCGCATTCAGATCGCCGTCAGGGTGCTGCACCTGCCCGACAGGGAGGGCATCGCGGAGGATTACCCTCCAGAGGGGCGCACAGAGTCCCTGCAGATGGCCCAGCAGGAGTCCAGCAACAAGACGGTGTGCGAGAGGATGGTGGACTTCTGCGCGTCCATCGGTAAGGACTGCTACGCGCTCTTCCTGTTCATGGGACGGAAGAACGACACGGGGAAGATCTACGGCGTGCTCAGCAACAACTTCCAGGCCGCCGCCGGGAAGGTTGATAAGATCGACCGGGATCTGATTGAGAACTTCTTTAAAGGCTCCCGGTACCTACACACCCCCACGGGGATGTTGCAGACCATTACCACCAAGAAGGACGAGGAGCCGCTCACGGTGCTAATCAAATTCAACTGAGCAGCTGTGGAAAGTTCTTTCATAGCCGTGTTCAAATGAGGGGGACATGATCGCAGAGAGGTGGTTCAAAACTCTGACCATCATTGGAATTAGCGTTACATGAAGTTAAGTTGCAACACCTTTCCTAAGTTAAATTGGCTACTATACCACTGCAGCACACATTTTTTTGGAATAGCCTATAATTGCCATTTTCATTCTTCCTAGATACCAATGTGCCTATTgtttacataaataaatataatataaatgaatgcaAACATTGAAAGAGATATTAAGGGTTATTAACATGTTTGACTATATATGTTTTTTGTCTTTAATTATGTCCCTTCTATCTTGTGTCTTCTATCTACATCATAATTTAAAGGTAGTCCTTCCATAACTATGTCTAATAAGTAATTTTACtaatgtttaaaatgtatagGCAAGGTGACGGTGTTCATGCTTTAGACCACAGATTGAATTGAAAATTGAAATCATTAATAAAATGAATGAAATCCCAAGAACGGTTAAACTAGGCTGCagaaacttgctttctcaaaaCGTTGTTGAGATGGatttattgtatatttattattacGCTTTTCCCTGATCAAAGATTGTTTTGTTTGAAACAACCGGATACTTGGATGTTTCAATAGCATGCTCTATTTTAAAGTTACATGGGACAACGCTTA includes:
- the rep15 gene encoding rab15 effector protein, producing MEVSSNGSNGSSSSIKPLANPFVNSKLLSSFRASLQKRPPPDTSGTEGSPKPNIFATLWRPNLTNTDDFIPLYSDCIAKACSRTQEYLLFKDPEDKFHPTPEVLTQIFLMTYIGQSLSLNMTDHFNCTVMTPEQRILLGADWVWAVLERPTKNPRIQIAVRVLHLPDREGIAEDYPPEGRTESLQMAQQESSNKTVCERMVDFCASIGKDCYALFLFMGRKNDTGKIYGVLSNNFQAAAGKVDKIDRDLIENFFKGSRYLHTPTGMLQTITTKKDEEPLTVLIKFN